A region of the Flintibacter sp. KGMB00164 genome:
ATCTCCAGAATGTCCTCCGGACGGATCCAGGGACGGCCCTGAATGGCGCTGGTCTCCTCGTGGGTGAGATAGCCCTTATAAGCGGTCAGGCTGCGGCGCAGAAAGCCGTCCTTGACGCAGGCAGCAGCAACGCCGTTGTTCAGGATAGAGCGGAAATGGGGCAGCATGGAGGCTGCATAGGCAATGGAGGTAGACTGGGCGATGGCGCCGGGAATGTTGCTGACGCAGTAGTGAACGACGCCCTCCTCAATGTAGCGGGGGTCGGCGTGGGTGGTCTCATGGAAGGTCTCAATGGCGCCCACGTCGTTGCTGATATCTACGATAACAGAGCCCTTTTCCATGGAACGAACCATCTCGCGGTCGATCATAAATTCCTTGGCGTCCTTGGGCCAGCGCACGCAGTTATATACGACATCGATTTCGGGCAGCAGCTTTTTCAGGTTGTAACGGTTGGAGATCTGGGTGTTGACTTCCTCGTTGAACTGCTTACCGATGTCACGCAGGGTACCGATGTTGATGTCCATTACGGTGACCCAGGCGCCCAGGGCATGGAGAACGGTAGTCACGGCACGGCCCACGGTACCGCCGCCAATGACCAGAGCCTTGATGCCGGGAGCACCGCCCAGGCCGTTGACAAACTTGCCCTTGCCGCCGTGGATGGACTGCAGGGACTCCAGACCCATCAATGCACCCTGCTTGCCGGCGGCCTCGCAGTTGGGGGAGCCGTAACGGTGGGCATCCTCAGCGGTGAAGGCAATGCATTTGCTGTCCAGCAGGGCCTGTACCTCCTGGGGATGGGCGGCGGGATGGATACAGGTGAGAACGATCTGATTTTCCCGCAGCAGGGGGAACTCACAGGGCTCCAGCTCTTTGACCTTGGTCACCAGGTCACAGGTGGCATAGATCTCCTCCATGGTATCCACCAGCTTGGCGCCCTCCTGGGCATACTGCTCGTCGGCAAAGCCAGCACCCAGACCGGCTCCACGCTGTACATATACTTCATGTCCATCGCTGACAATGGCCTCCACCTCGGCGGGGGTGACGATGGTACGGAACTCGCCGTTCTTAATATCTTTCAGCAAACCAAACTTCATAATTGACGCCTCCAAATTTTTGTTTTGTGGTCCTGAGCCCTTGAGACGGACTCTGTTTGTTGGTTCTGGCCAATATATGCTGCAAGTTTGGTGCCAACTTTTGATTTTTATTTTCAGTGCTATTTTTCCCTATATTTTGCGCTTTTTATATCTTTCTTCGAAAAAATTTTGTCGTATGCTCATTTTTGAGCATGCGCTATCATCGTTTTTGGTCATACGCTCATTTTTGAGCAGTGTTGCAAACGTGCGGTTGGATCTCCTGACTCTGACAGAGAAAGAGACCGTAGAATGGTGCAGAAGCACAATTGCCCATTGCAACGAGATTGCAGAATCTTTATCCGGCGGTGAAAAATGTAGATAAGATTATACAAGTCGGTTTTGGTAATTCTACGGCCGACAGCACAGGTTACACAAGCAGAAAAATGATACATATATATGGAGAGAAAGGTGCATCTATATTCACTTCTCCTAGAAATAAATATGTATATTTCCCACTTGCTTTTTTGAAATAAAACGGGTAAACTTCCTATAAGCTTATAATAAAAAATATCTAAGTAGGCTTAGAAAAAGCTAAAAAACTGGCTGGAAAGGGAGCTGTATATGGGATATCTGGATGAAAATGAATGGATTCTGCTCAACGAGATTGCATATAATATTTCGTATATTTTTACGGTAGAGGAGATGCAGGATGAGATTCTCAACCGATGGCTTCCCATCCTGATTCCTTATGATGCAGCGGTGCTGGCCCGACTGAGCCGCACAGCCGATGGAGGTTACGTATTTACGGAGACCTATGGCTATCATCTTAGCCCAAAGATGCTGGATATTTGGCAGGAACAGACCCAGAAAGCAGATGCATATCGCTGGCTGCTGTACAGCAATACCAGTGCCACATTTCGGGAGTCTGCTTTTCGGGAAGAGGATAAGCTGAAGAATACCCCGATTTATGAATCCTTTTATGAACCCAACGGTCTTTGCTATTCTGCCGGACTATGTATCTGCTTCCGGGAGGAGCCGGTAGGATTTTTGAGGCTGTACCGAAGAAAAGAGAAGGGAGAATTTGCTGAGCGAGATCTGTTTGCCTTGAGCCAGCTGCATAAACATCTGGCGTACCGCCTGATTTACGAGGCAAAGCGGGGTGACACTCGGTTCTTTTTTGCCAAGGGATACCACGATAAAATCTGCCGACAGTATAATCTGACGGAGCGAGAAGGGGAAATGTTGGATTTAGCAGTGCACGGGATGACCAATGAAGAGATTGCCCAAAAGCTCAATATCAGTATCCATACTGTGAAGAAGCACTTCCAGAGTGTGTACACCAAGATGAACGTACATAATCGCGTTCAGATGGTTCAGAACCTGCCATTTTCCAGCGATAAGATCAATTTTGATGAATTATAGTTAATATGACTGAAAACAAATGAAATAATTAGTAAAAATACATAATACAAAAGAAGCATATATATAGTCTAAAGTAGTAATGTAAGCTCCTAAAGTGGGTGAGGAGCGGGTATAAAGAGGAAAAAAATAGGGCCGGTGCTGACTTCCAGCACCGGCCCTATTTTGCTATGATAAAAACCACAATAAAGAGGGGGCGTCATATGAAAAAAAGTGATATCTCATGGTGTCTGCTCTATGTGCTTTTGGCTGTGGCCTCAGCTGTTTTGGTAATCAGCGGCGGGTTTGCCTGGTTCAATCGAACCCTGCCCTACCTGGCAGGTGCAGTACAATTTGCGGTATATGCCACAGCTGGAGAGCTTCTCTCCACCCGAATGCTGGAGGGGCGCTGGGAGGTCAACCGGGCCACCCTGTTTGTAGCGGCCAGTTGGGGATTCAGCGGTTTGCTGGTAACTCTGGCGTTTCAAGTGTTCAGCACTGGTGCACAGCAGGCTATGGTGCGGGGATTCCTCCCCTTTTGCGGAAACACCATTGCGTTAGCTTTCTTTACCAGTGCCCTGAACAACCTGTTTTTTGGCCCCATCCACTCCGGACTGATTCGTGTATGTGTCAATTATGCCGATTTGCGGTTTACTCAGGGCGGGAACCCTACGGTGCGGCAGGCAGTTGATTCCGTGGACTGGGGAGAGCTGATTGATTTCACTTTATTTAAAACAATTCCATTTTTCTGGATTCCGGTCAACACAGTGACGTTTCTTTTACCAGAAGACTATCGGATTGCCTCTGCAGCTATGCTTTCCATGGTATTTGGTATCTTGATGACAGTGCTGCGGCTGAAAGAACGCCGGGATCAAGAAAGTGCAGCCGCTCTTTAAATGTAAAACTTAAAATGCCGGCCAATATAATGGCGAATATCCAGGACTTGACAGCGCCGATTTTCGCGTGGTATCCTGTTGCAACAAAGGCGTTGCCATCCCTTGGGATGACAGCGCCTTTGCGGCTTTTAGGCAAAACCCAAAAGGAGGGAGCAGAAGAAAAATAGTGAGAGAACGGGAAGGTGGAGACTGGCGCAGCGAATCGTGCGGACTTAGAAGCGCCAGGGAAAACTCCAGCAGTTTTAAAAAAGGAGGATCCGTCTTATGGAAGTAAACTTTGGTGTGTTGTGTTTAATTCCCCCCATTGTAGCCATTGCCCTTGCACTGTGGAGTAAGCAGACCATTATGTCTCTGTTCTTAGCGGTCTGGCTTGGTTCCACGATGATGAACGGATACAATCCCCTGGTTGGCTTTGCCAAGATTATTTCTGACTATATGATCC
Encoded here:
- a CDS encoding NAD(P)-dependent oxidoreductase → MKFGLLKDIKNGEFRTIVTPAEVEAIVSDGHEVYVQRGAGLGAGFADEQYAQEGAKLVDTMEEIYATCDLVTKVKELEPCEFPLLRENQIVLTCIHPAAHPQEVQALLDSKCIAFTAEDAHRYGSPNCEAAGKQGALMGLESLQSIHGGKGKFVNGLGGAPGIKALVIGGGTVGRAVTTVLHALGAWVTVMDINIGTLRDIGKQFNEEVNTQISNRYNLKKLLPEIDVVYNCVRWPKDAKEFMIDREMVRSMEKGSVIVDISNDVGAIETFHETTHADPRYIEEGVVHYCVSNIPGAIAQSTSIAYAASMLPHFRSILNNGVAAACVKDGFLRRSLTAYKGYLTHEETSAIQGRPWIRPEDILEIADQKLDFAPPATGTRSNNFIQR
- a CDS encoding helix-turn-helix transcriptional regulator produces the protein MGYLDENEWILLNEIAYNISYIFTVEEMQDEILNRWLPILIPYDAAVLARLSRTADGGYVFTETYGYHLSPKMLDIWQEQTQKADAYRWLLYSNTSATFRESAFREEDKLKNTPIYESFYEPNGLCYSAGLCICFREEPVGFLRLYRRKEKGEFAERDLFALSQLHKHLAYRLIYEAKRGDTRFFFAKGYHDKICRQYNLTEREGEMLDLAVHGMTNEEIAQKLNISIHTVKKHFQSVYTKMNVHNRVQMVQNLPFSSDKINFDEL